A stretch of the Nitratifractor salsuginis DSM 16511 genome encodes the following:
- a CDS encoding leucyl aminopeptidase: protein MKLIKFYEKLLNEIEADIEIVIVINKNFDQRFVDEDKELLQQAGFSGDQDETCLLAEKGKLYVGADSINSADIRSAAANAVRALNGKGYKIAKMGAYMSHPSCTATLRAQAEGLLLGGYRFERYKSKHTDKHLHKVRISLEEYNGYALDIPAAQRAIDKAIVSAEATNFVRDIVNTAPDDCYPETMAQIAAELAQKESRLNLEVLGPKEMREEGMNALLAVGRASRHEPRLIHLSYTPKETPVATVSLIGKGLTYDSGGLSLKPSDFMVTMKADKSGGSAVLGILKAVAELHLPIEVHGFVGAVENMIGGDAYKPDDVLKAKNGKTIEVRNTDAEGRLVLADVLCYAQEKVKADYIFDLATLTGACVVGVGQYTSGVMGFGADPVNRVLYAANTLSGELATKLDFNRFLRKTLKSEIADICNISNTRYGGAITAGMFLGEFIDEDHKEKWAHIDIAGPAFVEHAWGENPHGASGAGVRMMTRLLEKLARGDAHA, encoded by the coding sequence ATGAAATTGATAAAGTTTTACGAAAAACTCCTCAACGAAATCGAAGCCGATATCGAAATCGTCATCGTCATCAACAAAAACTTCGACCAGCGTTTTGTGGACGAGGACAAGGAACTGCTGCAACAGGCCGGCTTCAGCGGGGATCAGGATGAGACCTGCCTGCTGGCGGAGAAGGGCAAGCTCTATGTGGGTGCCGACTCCATCAACAGCGCCGACATCCGCTCCGCCGCGGCCAACGCGGTGCGGGCCCTCAACGGCAAGGGCTATAAGATCGCCAAGATGGGGGCCTATATGAGCCATCCCTCCTGCACCGCTACCCTGCGTGCCCAAGCCGAGGGGCTGCTGCTGGGGGGCTACCGCTTCGAGCGCTACAAGAGCAAGCACACCGACAAACACCTCCACAAGGTTCGCATCTCCCTGGAGGAGTACAATGGCTACGCTCTGGATATCCCCGCCGCCCAGCGGGCCATCGACAAGGCGATCGTCAGCGCCGAGGCGACCAACTTCGTCCGGGATATCGTCAACACCGCTCCTGATGACTGCTATCCCGAAACGATGGCACAGATCGCCGCAGAGCTGGCACAGAAAGAATCTCGCCTGAACCTGGAGGTCCTGGGGCCCAAAGAGATGAGAGAGGAAGGCATGAACGCCCTGCTGGCCGTAGGACGTGCCAGCCGCCACGAACCCCGCCTCATCCACCTGAGCTACACCCCCAAAGAAACCCCCGTCGCCACCGTCAGCCTGATCGGCAAGGGACTGACCTACGACAGCGGCGGACTCAGCCTCAAGCCCTCCGACTTTATGGTGACGATGAAGGCTGACAAGAGCGGCGGCTCCGCCGTACTGGGGATCCTCAAGGCGGTAGCGGAGCTTCACCTGCCCATCGAGGTCCACGGATTCGTGGGTGCGGTGGAGAATATGATCGGCGGCGATGCCTACAAGCCCGATGACGTTTTGAAAGCCAAAAACGGCAAGACCATCGAAGTGCGCAACACCGACGCCGAGGGGCGCCTGGTCCTGGCGGATGTGCTCTGCTACGCCCAGGAGAAGGTCAAAGCCGACTACATCTTCGACCTGGCCACCCTCACGGGTGCTTGCGTGGTGGGCGTGGGTCAATACACCAGCGGCGTGATGGGCTTTGGCGCCGATCCGGTCAACCGCGTCCTCTACGCCGCCAACACCCTCAGCGGCGAACTGGCCACCAAACTGGATTTCAACCGCTTCCTGCGCAAAACGCTTAAAAGCGAGATCGCCGACATTTGCAACATCTCCAACACCCGCTACGGCGGCGCCATAACGGCGGGAATGTTCCTGGGGGAATTCATCGACGAGGATCACAAAGAGAAATGGGCCCACATCGACATCGCCGGCCCCGCTTTTGTGGAGCACGCCTGGGGAGAGAATCCCCACGGCGCCAGCGGTGCGGGGGTGAGGATGATGACACGCTTGCTGGAGAAGCTGGCGCGGGGGGATGCGCACGCGTAA
- a CDS encoding four helix bundle protein, translated as MKCENLDVWKRSATLSSELYLYFRESKDYGFKDQITRSGLSIPSNIAEGVERNSDKESIHFLDIAQGSCAELKTQIYIGMKIAYIDKETGKKWIDEVAAVNRMIGGLKKSIISQLAT; from the coding sequence ATGAAGTGTGAAAATCTCGATGTTTGGAAACGCTCGGCTACATTGAGCAGTGAGCTTTATCTATATTTTCGTGAAAGCAAAGATTACGGCTTCAAAGACCAGATCACACGCTCGGGACTTTCCATTCCCAGCAATATCGCCGAAGGTGTCGAACGGAACTCGGATAAGGAGAGCATCCACTTTCTCGATATTGCTCAGGGCTCCTGTGCGGAATTGAAAACACAGATCTATATCGGTATGAAGATCGCGTATATTGACAAAGAGACCGGTAAAAAATGGATCGACGAGGTTGCCGCCGTCAACCGTATGATCGGCGGCCTGAAAAAGAGCATCATATCACAACTTGCGACGTGA
- the trpB gene encoding tryptophan synthase subunit beta: MSQSHDVYIPTPSPFDPDELGHFGIFGGRYVPETLMPVLESLKKDYEAVRFDPEFWKEVDYYYKNYVGRPSALYFAENLSKEIGARIYLKREDLNHTGAHKINHTVAQAILAKRLGKKKIIAETGAGQHGVATATVAALFGLECEIFMGAKDVARQELNVFRMKLLGAKVHAVQSGSKTLKDAMNDAIRHWVTHARDTFYVIGTVAGPHPYPMMIRDIQSIIGWEAKRQILEAEGRLPDKVIACIGGGSNAIGIFNHFLEEEQTECIGIEAGGLGLDSKHGASLAKGAPGVLHGQMSYLLQDEDGQILEAHSISAGLDYPGIGPEHAWLKELGRVTYDNITDQEALDAFVWLSQKEGIIPAFESSHAVAYLKKMNPEELRGKLVLINLSGRGDKDMIQAKELLEF; encoded by the coding sequence ATGAGCCAGTCACACGATGTTTATATCCCCACCCCTTCCCCCTTTGACCCGGATGAACTGGGCCACTTCGGAATCTTCGGCGGACGCTATGTCCCCGAAACCCTGATGCCGGTCCTGGAGTCCCTCAAAAAAGATTACGAAGCGGTCCGCTTCGATCCCGAATTCTGGAAAGAGGTGGACTACTACTACAAAAACTACGTCGGCCGCCCCAGCGCCCTCTACTTCGCCGAAAACCTCTCAAAAGAGATCGGCGCGCGGATCTACCTCAAGCGCGAAGACCTCAACCACACGGGCGCGCACAAGATCAACCACACCGTCGCCCAGGCGATCCTGGCCAAGCGGCTGGGCAAAAAGAAGATCATCGCCGAGACGGGCGCAGGCCAGCACGGGGTGGCCACCGCCACCGTCGCCGCCCTGTTTGGCCTGGAGTGCGAAATTTTCATGGGAGCCAAGGACGTCGCCCGCCAGGAGCTCAACGTCTTCCGGATGAAGCTCCTGGGCGCCAAGGTCCACGCCGTGCAGAGCGGCTCCAAGACCCTCAAAGACGCTATGAACGACGCCATCCGCCATTGGGTCACCCACGCCCGGGATACCTTCTACGTCATCGGTACCGTCGCCGGCCCCCACCCCTATCCGATGATGATTCGGGATATCCAGAGCATCATCGGCTGGGAAGCCAAACGCCAGATCCTCGAAGCCGAAGGACGCCTGCCTGACAAGGTGATTGCCTGCATCGGCGGGGGTTCCAACGCCATCGGGATCTTCAACCATTTCCTCGAAGAGGAGCAAACTGAGTGCATCGGCATCGAAGCGGGCGGCCTGGGGCTCGACTCCAAGCACGGCGCCAGCCTCGCCAAGGGGGCTCCGGGCGTGCTCCACGGCCAGATGAGCTACCTGCTCCAGGACGAGGACGGCCAGATCCTCGAAGCCCACTCCATCAGCGCCGGGCTGGATTACCCCGGCATCGGCCCCGAGCACGCCTGGCTCAAAGAGCTCGGCCGCGTCACCTACGACAACATCACCGACCAGGAAGCCCTCGACGCCTTCGTCTGGCTCAGCCAAAAAGAGGGGATCATCCCCGCCTTCGAGAGCTCCCACGCTGTTGCCTACCTCAAAAAGATGAATCCCGAAGAACTCCGGGGCAAGCTCGTGCTCATCAACCTCTCGGGACGGGGGGACAAGGATATGATCCAGGCGAAGGAACTTTTGGAGTTCTGA
- a CDS encoding endolytic transglycosylase MltG, whose protein sequence is MKRFKWLIGIVALIFLALLGFYLYHTRSTHPIHPPAAASTKPSPSRPKPESPNQGNPSTPQAPPRHSASRQELPPVSPARLREFDQPETLPPLIHIPQGDRTKIYDSLRRQGLPLWISDLLFLLPSRVTPGWIRLQHPVSLQEFFSRINDFPREKTRRVVMYSGDSLEDFIRQLSRQARLDPKALYEEYFRFSPYLDGGILAGYYRLPYRLSPGPAMAYLTEKSEETFRKLSEQYLGRYDPAEFRRYLIIASIIQRETWHPEEMPRIAAVIYNRLKRNMKLQLDATLNYGPWSHKKVTPERIRRDKSRFNTYRHHGLPPSPLGSVTPAALKAALAPAKSGDLYFVKGPNGRHLFSASYADHLRIISRLKALHSPAPVKKSEGNETNSSAQIGYNLLQTNPKNLDKNGTP, encoded by the coding sequence GTGAAACGATTCAAGTGGCTCATCGGTATTGTCGCACTGATCTTTTTGGCACTGCTGGGCTTCTATCTCTACCACACCCGATCGACCCATCCGATCCACCCACCTGCGGCCGCATCCACGAAGCCTTCCCCATCACGTCCAAAACCCGAAAGCCCAAACCAGGGCAACCCCTCTACACCCCAGGCGCCGCCGCGCCACAGCGCGAGCCGGCAAGAGCTTCCCCCCGTCAGCCCCGCCCGGCTCCGCGAATTCGACCAACCCGAGACCCTTCCTCCTCTCATCCATATCCCCCAGGGCGACCGCACAAAGATCTACGACTCCCTGCGCCGACAGGGGCTTCCCCTCTGGATCTCCGATCTACTCTTTCTCCTCCCTTCCCGGGTCACCCCCGGCTGGATCCGCCTCCAACATCCCGTCTCCCTCCAGGAGTTTTTCAGCCGTATCAACGACTTTCCCCGGGAAAAGACCCGCCGGGTCGTGATGTACAGCGGGGACAGCCTGGAGGATTTCATTAGGCAACTCTCCCGACAGGCTCGCCTCGACCCCAAAGCCCTTTATGAGGAGTATTTTCGTTTCAGCCCCTATCTCGACGGCGGGATCCTGGCGGGATACTATCGCCTCCCCTACCGCCTGAGCCCGGGGCCGGCTATGGCTTATTTGACTGAAAAGAGCGAAGAGACCTTCCGGAAACTGAGCGAGCAGTATCTCGGCCGCTACGATCCGGCAGAGTTCCGGCGCTACCTCATCATAGCTTCGATCATCCAGCGCGAAACGTGGCATCCCGAGGAGATGCCCAGGATCGCCGCCGTGATCTACAACCGCCTCAAACGCAATATGAAACTCCAACTCGACGCCACCCTCAACTACGGCCCCTGGTCCCACAAAAAGGTCACCCCCGAGCGGATCCGCCGCGACAAGAGCCGCTTCAACACCTACCGTCACCACGGCCTGCCCCCTTCCCCGCTGGGCAGCGTCACCCCCGCCGCCCTCAAAGCGGCCCTGGCCCCGGCCAAAAGCGGGGACCTCTACTTCGTCAAAGGCCCCAATGGACGCCACCTCTTCAGCGCCAGCTACGCCGATCATCTCAGGATCATCTCCCGGCTCAAAGCCCTTCACTCCCCGGCGCCGGTGAAAAAGAGCGAAGGGAATGAAACGAACTCCTCGGCCCAAATTGGCTATAATCTCCTCCAAACAAACCCGAAAAATCTCGATAAAAACGGAACGCCATGA
- a CDS encoding 3-isopropylmalate dehydratase small subunit: MRGKAWKFGDNIDTDLIIAARYLNTSEPSELAKHVMEDADPEFVSKMEPGDIIVAGENFGCGSSREHAPIALKAAGIAAVIAPTFARIFYRNAFNMGLPIFELPEADEINEGDIVRIDMEKGEVIDETTGKHYKFNPIPEFMQELVDAGGLIEYAKRELAAKENA; this comes from the coding sequence GTGCGAGGAAAAGCCTGGAAATTCGGCGACAATATCGACACCGACCTGATCATCGCCGCCCGATACCTCAATACCAGCGAACCGTCGGAGCTGGCTAAACACGTGATGGAGGATGCCGATCCGGAATTTGTGAGCAAGATGGAGCCCGGGGATATCATCGTCGCCGGAGAGAACTTCGGCTGCGGGTCCAGCCGGGAGCACGCCCCCATCGCCCTCAAGGCCGCCGGGATCGCCGCGGTGATCGCCCCGACTTTCGCGCGGATCTTTTACCGCAACGCCTTCAATATGGGGCTGCCCATCTTCGAGCTGCCCGAAGCGGACGAGATCAACGAAGGGGACATCGTCCGGATTGATATGGAGAAGGGGGAAGTGATCGACGAGACCACCGGCAAGCACTACAAGTTCAACCCCATTCCCGAATTTATGCAGGAGCTGGTGGATGCCGGCGGATTGATCGAATACGCCAAAAGAGAGTTGGCAGCCAAGGAGAACGCATGA
- the leuB gene encoding 3-isopropylmalate dehydrogenase — MRSYKIGVIKGDGIGPEIVDEAIKVLDAVASVEQINFDYEEFLLGGAAIDETGVPLPEETIQGVKKVDAVLFGAIGGPKWDTLERHLRPESGLLGLRKAMGTFANLRPATVYDELINASTLKPEVVKGVDIMVVRELTGGIYFGQPREYGEEKAYNTMVYTRPEVERIAKVAFEIAMKRDKRVCSVDKANVLEVSQFWRDIVEEVHRDYPEVELSHMYVDNAAMQLIRDPKQFDVILTGNIFGDILSDAASMLSGSIGLLPSASTGEGVGLFEPIHGSAPDIAGQGIANPIATIASASMMLRYALGEESAADRIDTAIKKALAEGYRTQDIAAFDAKEVVSTSEMGSIIADYAAK; from the coding sequence ATGCGCAGTTACAAAATCGGAGTGATCAAAGGAGACGGGATCGGCCCCGAGATCGTGGATGAGGCGATCAAGGTGCTCGACGCCGTCGCATCGGTAGAGCAGATCAATTTCGATTACGAAGAGTTTTTGCTCGGGGGTGCCGCCATCGACGAGACGGGTGTGCCCCTGCCCGAGGAGACGATCCAGGGGGTCAAGAAGGTCGACGCCGTGCTCTTCGGCGCCATCGGCGGCCCCAAGTGGGATACGCTGGAGCGCCATCTGCGCCCCGAGAGCGGCCTGCTGGGTCTTCGCAAAGCGATGGGGACCTTCGCCAACCTCCGCCCCGCTACAGTCTATGACGAGCTGATCAACGCCTCGACCCTCAAGCCCGAAGTGGTCAAAGGCGTAGATATTATGGTGGTCCGGGAGCTCACCGGCGGGATCTACTTCGGCCAGCCCAGAGAGTACGGCGAAGAGAAAGCCTACAACACGATGGTCTATACCCGCCCCGAGGTGGAGCGGATCGCCAAGGTGGCCTTCGAGATCGCAATGAAGCGGGACAAGCGGGTCTGCTCCGTGGACAAGGCCAATGTCCTGGAAGTGAGCCAATTCTGGCGGGACATCGTCGAAGAGGTGCACAGGGATTACCCCGAGGTGGAGCTGAGCCATATGTATGTGGACAACGCCGCCATGCAGTTGATCCGGGATCCCAAGCAGTTCGACGTGATCCTCACCGGCAACATCTTCGGCGACATCCTTTCCGATGCCGCCAGTATGCTCAGCGGCTCCATCGGCCTGCTGCCCAGTGCCAGCACCGGAGAAGGGGTGGGCCTCTTCGAGCCGATCCACGGCTCCGCCCCCGACATCGCCGGCCAGGGGATCGCCAACCCCATCGCCACCATCGCCAGCGCCAGTATGATGCTTCGCTACGCCCTGGGCGAAGAGAGTGCGGCCGACCGGATTGACACCGCCATCAAAAAGGCCCTGGCCGAAGGCTACCGCACCCAGGATATCGCCGCCTTCGACGCCAAAGAGGTGGTGAGCACTTCCGAGATGGGAAGCATCATTGCCGATTACGCGGCGAAATAA
- a CDS encoding REP-associated tyrosine transposase: MANYRRVFLDGYSYYLTIVTYRRNPILIDNLSLLRCAFAYSKECFDYRIDAIVILPDHFHMIITSKRADEYPAIISTIKRYFSQYCDPKHYVHMAQSASRYRRRLKPIWQKRFFEHTIRNEKDFLKKSAICITIRSNMATLSILNIGLIAHFRNICRVRPTHAGCFLLL; this comes from the coding sequence ATGGCAAATTATCGACGCGTTTTTCTGGATGGATACAGCTACTATTTGACAATTGTCACTTATCGGAGAAATCCAATTCTCATCGACAATCTTTCTCTGCTTCGCTGTGCATTTGCCTACAGCAAAGAATGCTTCGATTATCGCATCGACGCTATCGTCATCCTGCCCGACCATTTTCATATGATCATCACTTCAAAACGTGCAGATGAATATCCTGCTATCATTTCGACAATCAAACGGTACTTCAGCCAATATTGTGATCCGAAACATTACGTGCACATGGCACAGTCAGCCAGCCGATACAGGCGGCGGCTCAAACCGATCTGGCAAAAGCGTTTTTTCGAACATACCATCCGCAACGAAAAGGATTTTTTGAAAAAATCCGCTATATGTATCACAATCCGGTCAAACATGGCTACGTTGTCCATCCTGAACATTGGACTTATAGCTCATTTTCGAAACATCTGTAGGGTGCGCCCCACGCACGCTGGATGCTTTTTGTTGTTATAA
- a CDS encoding CCA tRNA nucleotidyltransferase, whose product MTTLRAPDFLTPFPHKLQKQIHEVEHFLSTHYSARCRIVGGAVRDRLLGRPVKDVDLEVYGLELPRFEEAMERLGASGVGKSFFVYKYGDLDIALPRRERKVAEGHRGFAVEPAFDEREATRRRDFTVNALMYDLQEGKILDYWGGLEDLEAKRLRCVDPETFVEDSLRVLRGMQFAARLGFRIEEGTCRLCRGVDLGDLPGARIFGEFGKMFGGVWLHYGLYALESMEISQKLWGQGLDRAAFFAAARKMARYPAQAPEGIRPYCFLAIYAQHSAVPIGKILDAVDAPNRYRRALERLPKLPPKVPLSFVADLARKEGVKHSPLACYPQVREAAKRLGVWESAFEIGVTPRELMARGFRGKALGEELERRRRQKIEALED is encoded by the coding sequence ATGACCACTCTCCGAGCCCCCGATTTCCTCACTCCTTTCCCCCACAAACTTCAAAAACAGATCCACGAGGTAGAGCACTTTCTCTCTACGCATTACAGCGCCCGCTGCCGGATCGTGGGGGGTGCGGTGCGGGATCGGCTGCTGGGGCGGCCGGTGAAGGATGTGGATCTGGAAGTCTATGGACTGGAGCTGCCACGTTTCGAAGAGGCGATGGAGCGGCTGGGGGCCTCGGGAGTGGGGAAGAGCTTTTTTGTCTATAAATACGGAGACCTGGATATCGCGCTGCCAAGGCGGGAGCGCAAGGTGGCCGAGGGGCATCGGGGCTTTGCCGTGGAGCCGGCCTTCGATGAGCGGGAGGCGACCCGGCGGCGGGACTTTACCGTCAATGCGCTGATGTATGACCTGCAAGAGGGGAAGATCCTCGACTACTGGGGCGGTCTGGAGGATCTGGAGGCGAAACGGCTGCGCTGTGTCGATCCCGAAACTTTCGTGGAGGATTCTTTGCGGGTGTTGCGGGGGATGCAGTTCGCGGCGCGGCTGGGCTTTCGGATCGAGGAGGGAACGTGCCGACTCTGCCGGGGGGTTGATCTGGGCGATCTGCCGGGGGCGAGGATCTTCGGGGAGTTTGGGAAGATGTTTGGGGGAGTCTGGTTGCACTATGGCCTTTATGCTCTGGAATCGATGGAAATTTCTCAAAAGCTCTGGGGGCAGGGATTGGACCGGGCCGCCTTTTTCGCCGCCGCCCGGAAGATGGCCCGCTATCCGGCCCAGGCGCCGGAGGGAATCCGCCCCTACTGTTTTTTGGCGATCTACGCTCAGCATTCTGCTGTGCCGATCGGGAAGATTTTGGACGCCGTCGATGCGCCCAATCGCTACCGCCGGGCTCTGGAGAGGCTCCCCAAGCTGCCCCCGAAAGTTCCCCTCTCTTTCGTCGCCGACCTGGCCCGGAAAGAGGGGGTGAAACATTCACCCCTGGCCTGCTATCCACAGGTGCGGGAGGCAGCAAAGCGTTTGGGGGTTTGGGAGTCCGCCTTTGAAATCGGAGTGACGCCGCGGGAGCTGATGGCCCGGGGCTTCCGGGGCAAAGCCCTGGGAGAGGAGCTGGAGCGTCGGCGCCGGCAAAAGATCGAAGCTTTGGAGGATTGA
- a CDS encoding patatin-like phospholipase family protein, with translation MELSLCFSGGALRAAAQIGVLRFLEEQGVRVRAVSGSSAGSVMALLSAAGWESRQIEAFLRSIRRRDLFRLGGKPGLFSLDGVEERLREALGTLDYAELSIPCFTCVTGLDRAQTRYLSTGDPIANVVASSALIPIFGPRKIGEEWYIDGGFSDNLPVKPLLDFDAPVLAINVNPLEGEPPGNFRSLLMRSLMIMLNSNIRPSRELAHAYLEVKGVAGMGLFDFDRIDEAIDAGYREIESTWDDLKQSLFTSRVL, from the coding sequence ATGGAGCTATCGCTTTGTTTTAGCGGAGGAGCCTTGCGGGCGGCAGCTCAGATAGGGGTTTTGCGCTTTTTGGAAGAGCAGGGGGTGAGGGTCCGGGCGGTCTCGGGCAGCAGCGCCGGATCGGTGATGGCCCTCTTGAGCGCGGCGGGGTGGGAGAGTCGACAGATCGAAGCGTTTTTGCGTTCGATCCGCCGGCGGGATCTCTTCCGCCTGGGGGGTAAACCGGGGCTCTTTTCCCTCGACGGGGTCGAGGAGCGGCTGCGCGAAGCTCTGGGCACACTGGATTATGCAGAGCTGTCGATCCCCTGTTTCACCTGCGTGACCGGATTGGACCGGGCGCAGACCCGTTATCTGAGCACAGGGGACCCCATCGCCAATGTCGTCGCCTCTTCGGCGCTGATCCCGATCTTCGGGCCCCGGAAGATCGGGGAGGAGTGGTATATCGACGGGGGCTTCAGCGACAATCTGCCGGTAAAGCCGCTTCTGGATTTCGATGCCCCGGTGCTGGCGATCAATGTCAATCCCCTCGAAGGAGAGCCCCCTGGAAATTTCCGCTCACTGCTGATGCGCTCCCTGATGATTATGCTCAACTCCAATATCCGCCCCTCCCGGGAGTTGGCACACGCCTATCTGGAGGTGAAGGGAGTTGCCGGAATGGGGCTTTTTGACTTTGACCGGATCGACGAGGCGATCGACGCGGGCTACCGGGAGATCGAGAGTACCTGGGATGATCTGAAACAATCCCTGTTTACGTCCCGAGTGCTATAA